A single region of the Vicia villosa cultivar HV-30 ecotype Madison, WI linkage group LG4, Vvil1.0, whole genome shotgun sequence genome encodes:
- the LOC131597307 gene encoding uncharacterized protein LOC131597307, with amino-acid sequence MRRKGKQDVAKDSQKNRAVAKSVSVGPKKPWSKVVPKKRKTISSSENESDSDVAADVNDIHPIKKVSTSKLAASVPEVPIDNIFFHYPLSVLRWKFVYQKRLALERELAQNALEYEEIMNLIHEAGLIKIVTQLSKCYEVLVKDLIVNLHEDCSNKETEEYLKVFVRGKCVNFSPTVINKFLERSNEAQPELEVSDNQMCKEITAGQVKTWPVKGKLTVSKLSVKYAILHKIEAANWVPTQHKSTISALLGKFIFAIGTKSKVDYRTYIFEQTLKHAGSYSVKGPIAFPSLICGIILKQFPNILTEKYSVCKRASPLIFHHKLFQGTHVYDVNTTSAGPSKESTIMSKAAMIDMLRETCKELESRKLALERLISSFETSESAKSADTDVEEQGEDDGGSDSEIEKEASPDDGSDKSIELSSSKSED; translated from the coding sequence ATGAGGAGGAAAGGAAAGCAAGATGTAGCTAAGGACTCTCAGAAGAATAGGGCAGTGGCTAAGTCCGTTTCTGTTGGACCAAAGAAGCCATGGAGCAAAGTGGTGCCTAAGAAAAGAAAGACCATAAGCAGTTCTGAGAATGAGTCAGATTCTGATGTTGCTGCGGATGTCAATGACATTCATCCCATTAAGAAGGTCTCTACTAGCAAGCTGGCTGCTAGTGTTCCTGAAGTACCTATTGATAACATTTTCTTTCACTATCCCTTAAGTGTTCTCAGATGGAAATTTGTCTATCAGAAAAGATTGGCCTTAGAGAGAGAGCTTGCTCAGAATGCTCTTGAGTATGAAGAGATTATGAATCTTATTCATGAGGCTGGACTAATAAAGATTGTGACTCAACTCTCTAAGTGTTATGAAGTCTTGGTGAAGGATTTAATTGTGAATCTTCATGAAGACTGTAGCAATAAGGAAACTGAGGAGTATTTAAAAGTGTTTGTCAGAGGAAAATGTGTTAACTTCTCGCCCACTGTGATCAACAAATTTCTAGAAAGGTCAAATGAAGCTCAGCCAGAGCTGGAAGTGTCTGATAATCAAATGTGCAAAGAGATTACTGCTGGTCAAGTGAAGACATGGCCTGTCAAAGGGAAGCTGACTGTGAGCAAACTAAGTGTGAAGTATGCTATACTTCACAAGATTGAAGCTGCCAACTGGGTGCCAACTCAACACAAGTCTACAATTTCTGCTCTCCTAGGTAAATTCATCTTTGCTATTGGTACTAAGTCCAAAGTTGATTATAGAACTTATATTTTTGAGCAAACCTTAAAGCATGCTGGTAGCTATAGTGTCAAAGGCCCCATTGCCTTCCCTTCCCTTATTTGTGGAATCATCTTAAAACAATTTCCCAATATTTTGACTGAAAAATATTCTGTGTGCAAAAGAGCAAGCCCTTTAATCTTTCATCATAAGCTCTTCCAAGGAACTCATGTTTACGATGTTAACACAACATCGGCTGGACCATCAAAAGAGAGCACAATTATGAGTAAAGCTGCCATGATTGATATGCTCCGAGAGACATGTAAGGAGCTGGAATCCAGAAAATTGGCTCTTGAAAGATTAATCAGCTCCTTTGAAACGAGTGAAAGTGCTAAATCTGCAGATACTGATGTGGAGGAACAGGGTGAAGATGATGGTGGATCAGACAGTGAGATTGAGAAAGAAGCCAGTCCTGATGATGGCAGTGACAAAAGTATAGAACTCAGTAGCTCTAAGTCTGAAGACTAA